The following coding sequences are from one Kallotenue papyrolyticum window:
- a CDS encoding response regulator → MPPATVAVVEDNPDFAAILETVLNLWGYRVERYDTLRAARATLLRRPPAMLILDGQLPDGDGYHFYQELRRNAATRNLPILLLSVSDDVYQIARAASDRDAQLVVALKPIPLEDIQRIVTAAVRP, encoded by the coding sequence ATGCCGCCTGCTACGGTCGCTGTCGTCGAAGATAACCCGGACTTCGCGGCAATTCTGGAAACCGTGCTCAACCTGTGGGGCTACCGCGTCGAGCGCTACGACACATTGCGCGCCGCGCGCGCGACGCTGCTGCGCCGGCCACCTGCCATGCTGATCCTGGACGGGCAGTTGCCGGATGGTGATGGCTACCACTTCTATCAGGAGCTGCGCCGCAACGCAGCTACCCGCAACTTGCCGATCCTGCTGCTGTCGGTCTCCGATGATGTGTACCAGATTGCGCGGGCGGCCAGCGACCGCGACGCGCAGTTGGTGGTGGCGCTCAAGCCCATTCCGCTCGAGGATATTCAGCGCATCGTCACCGCCGCGGTGCGGCCCTAG